Sequence from the Streptomyces peucetius genome:
AGGAGGCGGCGCGGTTGCCGTGCTTGACGACCTTGGCTCCGGTGCCCGCGACGACGATCGAGGACATGGTGGAGATGTTGACGGTCTTCGCCCCGTCGCCGCCGGTGCCGACGATGTCGACGCTCGGTCCCGGCACCTCGATCAGGTTGGCGTGCTCGTACATCGTCCGCACCAGGCCGGCGATCTCCTCGACCGTCTCGCCCTTGGCGCGCAGCGCGGTCACGAAGCCGGCGATCTGGGCGTTGGTCGCCTCGCCGCTGAGGATGCGGTCCATGGCCCACGCGGTGGCGTCGGCGCTCTGGTCGCGGTTGTCGAGGAGGGCGTTCAGCACGCCGGGCCAGGAGTAGGCCGCCACGCTGTCGCCGCCGACCGGGGTCACAACGTTCATGGTCCGCTCCTGGGGTCCACTGCTGGGGGTCCCCCGCGGCCGCCGGGCCGCAGGGGGCGGGATGGGTCCACCCTATCCAGCCTCCGGCACGGCGAAGGGCCCCGTCCATCGAGTGGACGGGGCCCTTCGCTGTGGCGACGTGTCGGTCAGGGATCAGTGGTGGCCGTGGCCGCTGGTGATCTCCTTGTACTCCTCGGTCGTCGGCTTGGGAATCTGGTTCTCCTCGCCGTAGTAACCCTTGCTGAGCTTGGCACGCAGCTTCTCGGTGCGCTTGACCTTGCGGCGCACGCCGTTCTCGTCGACCTCCGGGCCGATCTCGGCGGGCTTGTACTGCTCGTGCGCGGTCAGCTTGTGCAGGTCGCCCTGCGCCAGCGGCTCGTGCACCTCGACGAACTCACCGTGCGGCAGACGCTTGATGATGCCGGACTCGCGTCCGTGCAGCACCTTGTCCTTGTCGCGCCGCTGCAGACCCAGGCAGATCCGCTTGGTGATGATGAACGCGAGGACCGGTCCGACGAAGTACGTGATGCGGACGAACCAGGTGATCGCATTGATCGACAGGTGGAAGTGCGTGGCGAAGATGTCGTTTCCGCCACCGAGCAGCATGATCACGTAGCCGGTGACCCAGGCGACACCCAGCGCGGTACGCGTCGGAGCGTTGCGCGGGCGGTCCAGGATGTGGTGCTCGCGCTTGTCGCCGGTGATCCACGACTCGATGAACGGGTACACCGCGAGCGCCGCGAGGACGACACCGAAGAGGACCAGCGGGATGAACACACCCAGGACCAGGGTGTGGCCCCAGAGGTTGATCTCCCAGCCGGGCATCACTCGGACGAGACCCTCGGCGAACCCCATGTACCAGTCGGGCTGGGCACCGGTGGAGACCATGTCCGGCCGGTACGGGCCGAGCGCCCAGACCGGGTTGATCGTGAACATGCCGGCGATCAGCGCGATGACACCGAAGACCAGGAAGAAGAAGCCTCCGGCCTTGGCCATGTAGACCGGCAGCAGCGGCATGCCGACGACGTTCTTGTTCGTACGGCCGGGGCCCGCGAACTGCGTGTGCTTGTGGTAGAAGACCAGGATCAGGTGGGCCACCACGAGGCCGAGCATGATGCCCGGCAGCAGCAGGATGTGGATCGAGTAGAACCGCGCCACCATGTCGTGGCCGGGGAACTCGCCGCCGAACAGGAACATCGAGATGTAGGTGCCGACGATCGGCATCGACAGGATCGCGCCCTGCGTGAAGCGGACACCGGTGCCGGAGAGCAGGTCGTCCGGGAGCGAGTAACCGGTGAAGCCGGTGAACATGCCCAGGACGAACAGCAGGAAGCCGAACAGCCAGTTGATCTCACGCGGCTTGCGGAACGCGCCGGTGAAGAACACGCGCATCATGTGCACGAACATCGCGGCGAGGAAGATCAGCGCGGCCCAGTGGTGGATCTGCCGGATGAGCAGACCACCGCGGACGTCGAAGCTGATGTCCAGCGTCGAGGCGTACGCCTCGGTCATGCGGATGCCCTGCATCGGCACGTACGAGCCGTGGTACTCGATCTCGTTCATGCTCGGGTGGAAGAACAGCGTCAGATACACACCCGTGAGGATGATGATGATGAAGCTGTAGAGCGCGATCTCACCCAGCATGAAGGACCAGTGGTCCGGGAAGATCTTCCGCATGTTGGCCTTGGCCAGGGAGTAGATCCCGAGCCGGCCGTCCGCCCAGTCGGCCACCCGCTCGCCGGCGGGCGCCTTCTTCCGTGTATCCGTCTGTGTACTCATCCGCGCTCCCAGAAAGCAGGACCGACGGGCTCTTCGAAGTCGCCGAGCGCCTCGAGGTTGCCCTCGGCGTTCACACCGATCCGCAGCTGCGGAAGCGGGTGACCGGCCGGACCGAAGATGACGCGGGCGCCGTCGGAGAGGTCGAAGGTGGACTGGTGGCACGGGCAGAGGACGTGGTGCGTCTGCTGCTCGTACAGGCTGATCGGGCAGCCGACGTGGGTGCAGATCTTGGAGTAGGCCACGATGCCCTCGTGGGACCACTCGAGCTCGCGCTGGTCCTTGATGTCCTCCGGCTGGAGCCGGACGATCATCACGGCTGCCTTGGCGATCTCGGTGTTGAAGTTGTGGTCGTCCTCCCTCAGGCCCTCGGGCATGACGAAGGTCAGCGAACCCACAGCGACGTCCTCGGGACGCAGCGGCTCATTGGTGTTCATGTTGATGAGCTGCTTGCCCTTGGCCCACAGGGTCTCGCGGAGCTTGTTCTCGGGCAGTGGCCCGAGCTCGCGCAGCAGCACCACACCGGAGAGCGGCACCATGGCCAGCGCGCCGAACATGGTGTTGCGGATCAGCTTGCGCCGTCCGATCGCGGACTCCCGGGCACCGTCCGCGAAGTCGGCCATGACCTTGGCCTTGACCTCGGGCGCGGCCTCGATCGCGTGCCGGTCGTCGGCGACCTCCACGTCGGACATCAGGGTGCGCGCCCAGTGGACGGCACCCGCGCCGATGCAGAAGAGCGCGAGGCCCAGTGTCACGCCCAGCGAGAAGTTGAGCGCACTGATGTGGCCGAACGGCCAGATGTACACGATCTTGTCGACAGGGAAGATCACGAACGCGGCGATGAAGCCGATCGTCGCGAGCATCGACAGCGTGAACAGGAAGGCGACGGCACGCTCGGAGCGCTTGGCGGCACGCTCGTCGATGTCCTGGATGCGCGGCTTGTGGGCCGGCAGTCCCGGGTCGGCGAACGGGTCGTCGCCGCGCTCCGCGACGGCGGTGGTGCCACCGTGGGCCGCGTCGTGCGCGGCTCCCTGCTCTGCGGGCAGGTTCTCTTCTGGAATGTCTTGGCTACTCATGACTTCTTGGCCTTAGCGGTGTGGGCCGCGACCCAGATGGCAACAGCGATCAGCGAACCGAGACCGAAGATCCAGCCGAACAGACCCTCACTGACGGGGCCCAGGCCGCCCAGCGCGAAGCCGCCGGGGGTCGGCGTCTCCTCGCCGTTCACGGTCTTGACGTACGCGATGATGTCCCGCTTCTGCTGCTCGGGCATCGTGGTGTCGGGGAAGGAGGGCATGTTCTGCGGGCCGGTCTGCATGGCCTCGTAGAGGTGCTTCGGGCTGACGCCCTCCAGGCTCGGGGCGTACTTGCCCTCGGTCAGCGCGCCGCCCTCGCCGGTGAAGTTGTGGCACTGGGCGCAGTTGTTGCGGAACAGCTCGCCACCCTTGGCGATGTCCGCGCCCTCGGGGCTGTACTGCTTCTCGGTCGGCGTGATCGGGCCGGCGCCGAGGGAGGCGACGTACGCCGCGAGCTGGTCGATCTCGGCCTGCGAGTACACGACCGGCTTTTCGGGCACCTGCGCGCCGGGCTGCTGGGCGGGCATGCGCCCCGTGCCGACCTGGAAGTCGACGGCGGCGGAGCCGACACCGACCAGGGACGGGCCGTCTGAGGTGCCCTGACCGCCGGTTCCGTGGCAGCTTGCGCAGCCGACGGTGTAGAGCTTCTGCCCCTCCTTGATGGCAAGGGACTGGGCGGTCGTGTCGGCCTGCGCCTTGTCCGCGGGTGCGAACGCGGCGTACAGCCCCCCAGTGGCCGCCAGCGCGAGGAGTAGGACGACGACCGCCGCCAGCGGATGGCGTCGTCGTGCGGAGAGCTTTTTCACGGATTACCCCGGTGTCAGGATCTTCTGCGTCGGTGCTTCTGGACTATGTCTGCTTCAGGCGGCGCCCGCTCGGGGCGAGCCGCCCGCGCCGATTACTTGATCATGTAGATCGTGGCGAAGAGGCCGATCCAGACGACATCGACGAAGTGCCAGTAGTAGGACACGACGATGGCGGCGGTTGCCTGCTCGTGGGTGAATCTCCGGGCCGCGTAGGTCCTTGCCAGGACCAGCAGGAAGGCGATGAGTCCGCCCGTCACGTGCAGGCCGTGGAAACCGGTGGTCAGGTAGAACACCGAGCCGTACGGGTCGGACGAGAGGGACAGCCCCTCGTGCTTGACCAGCTCGGTGTACTCGAAGACCTGACCGCCGATGAAGATGGCACCCATCACGAACGTGATGATGAACCAGGTGCGCAGCTTCTTCACATCGCCCCGCTCGGCGGCGAAGACGCCGAGCTGGCATGTGAGGGAGGAGAGCACCAGGATCGTGGTGTTCGTCGCCGAGAACGGGAAGTTCAGCGCATCGGCTTTCTCTGCCCAGAACTCGGCACCCGTCACCGATCGCAGGGTGAAGTACATCGCGAAGAGGGCCGCGAAGAACATCAGCTCGGAACTCAGCCAGATGATGGTTCCGACGCTGGTGAGGTTCGGCCGACTGACCGACGGGTGCGCGTGCCCGGTTTCTACTGTCGTTGCTGTCGCCACGACCGACATTATGTCGGTCGCTTATCCCGCCCTCACTCCCGGGGGTGCCGTTCGGAGTGTTCCCACCCTCAACGGGACCCTGCGGCGGGGCCGGACGGCCCATCGAAGCCGTGTCCGAACCAGTGTTGACAGGCGGTGGGACGGAGTAGCATCCGGCGCAAGAGCCTGATGACACGAGTGCGGAGGAACCATGCAGTCGAGCGCCACGGTCCTGGTCTACAGCGACGACGCGAACACCCGCGAGCAGGTCAGGCTGGCGACCGGTCGCAGGCCCGCGGCCGACGTTCCGCCGGTGCGGTTCGTGGAGTGCGCGACCCTGCCCGCGGTCCTGAAGGCCCTCGACGAGGGCGGCATCGACGTCTGCGTACTGGACGGCGAGACGGTTCCCGCGGGCGGGATGGGCGTGTGCCGGCAGATCAAGGACGAGATCTTCGACTGCCCGCCGGTGCTGCTGCTGATCGGCCGCCCGCAGGACGCCTGGCTGGCCACCTGGAGCCGCGCGGAGGCGGCGGTGACGCTGCCGGTGGACCCGGTGGATTTCGCGGCGTCCCTGGCGGCGCTGCTGCGCGACAGGCTCTCCATCGACGCGTGACCGCGCTGCCTCTTCCTGGGGGCCGAGCCCGTGGCGCGTGAGCCGAAGGGGCGCGGCGGTGTCGAAAGGGAGAACGCGCGGAGATCGCGAGGAACGTGGGGGTACCCCCGGACGGAGTCTGGGGGAGATCGAGCACGATCGACCGTCGATACCGTCTTAGGCGCCCCGGAGGAGAACCGAGCCCTCAAAATACGGGCCGCAGCCGGGCGGACACGGCGGTGACGTTGCCGTTCGACGCCTCCGAGCCGGGGACCAGGGCGCTGCCCTCGCGCCACTTGTCCCAGCTCAGGTTCCAGTCGCCGAAGCCGTTGCCGAACGTGTCCATCATGTTGCCGTAGCTGTTGACGACCTCGACGATGTCACCCTCACGGACGGTTTCGAAGAACCACTTGGCGTTGGACGTGGACAGCCCTATGCACCCGTGGCTGACGTTGGCCGCGCCCTGCGAGCCGACGGACCAGGGCGCGGCGTGGACGTACTCACCGCTCCAGGTGACCCGGGTCGCGTAGTAGACCGGCAGGTCGTACGACTCGGAGCTGCCCGCGGCGATGCCGATGCTGGTGCTGCGCATCCGTACGAAGTACTCCTTGGCCAGCACCACCTTGATGCCGTTGCGCGTCTCGAAGCCGGGCTTGCCGGTGGTCACCGGCAGGGTCTTGATCACCTCGCCGTTGCGCTTGACCGTCATGGTGTGCGACGCGGCGTCGGCGACGGCCTCCAGACGGTCGCCGATGGTGATCTTCAGCGGCTTGGAGCGGCCTCCGTAGAGCTTGCCCGCGACCTTGACGCCCTGGAGGTTGCTGGTGACGTTCACCGTGGCCCCGACGGGCCAGTACTCCTCGGGCCGGTAGTGCAGGGTCTTGTCGTCGACCCAGTGCCAGGAGCCCTTCACCGCGGGCTTCGAGCTGACCTTCAGGGCGCGTTCGACCACCTGCCTGCCCCTGCCCTCGGCCACCGCGAGGCTGAGCTCGGCCGTGATGGGCTGCCCGACGCCGTAGGTGCCCGCCTTCGGGCCGAACTCCGCGGTCAGGAACCTCTTGGCGGGTGCCGTCTCGAAGAAGAGCGTACGCACCCCCGGAGCGCCGTCGTCGTCCTCCGTGGAGACCCTGACGGTGTACTTGACGCCGGCCGCCAGCGGCGCCGTGGAGCGCCAGCGGACGCCGTCGGCGGCCAGTTCGCCCGCGAGGTAGTGGCCGGCGCCGTCCGTGACGGTGACGTCGGTGATCCGGCCCCCGTCGCCCTTGGAGGTGACCTCCAGGGGCTTGTCGGGGTCCACCTTCGTGGCTCCGGACTCGGCGTTGAGGCTGACCTGCCGCGCCGCGTCGTACGGCGCGGCCGACAGGGGGTGCCGGTCCGGTTCGCCGCACGCGGTCGCGACCACACTGAGGGAGACGAACAGCGCGATGCAGCTGACGGCACGGATACGAGGCGTGTGGTTCATGAGCACACGGTATGAAGATTCGTCAGCCGCGGCGCGCGGGATGACTCCGAACGAGTGGGCCCGGATCACCTCACTGGAGTGAGGCGATCCGGGCCCGTCGTTCTGTTCTGCTGTTCCGCTCAGGCGGTACCGGTACTGCTACTGGTTCTGGTTCTCACCGCGGTAGTACTCGAACACCCAGCCGAAGAGGCCGACCAGGATCAGCGGCAGCGAGAAGTACAGCAGCCACCAGCCGATCGCCACGCCGAGGAAGGCGAGCGCACCGCCGATGCCCAGCGAGAGCGGCTGCCAGCTGTGCGGGGAGAAGAACCCCACCTCGCCGGCCTCGTCGGCCACGTCGGCTTCCTTGTTGTCCTGGGCCATGGCGTCCACTCGCCGGGCCGTGAAGGCCAGGTAGTAGCCGATCATGACGCTCAGACCGAAGGCCAGGAAGAGCGCGGTGGTACCGGCCGGCTCCTTCGACCAGACGCCGTACAGGATGGCGACGGCCAGGATGAAGACGCTCAGCCAGAGGAACATCTTGCCCTGGATCTTCACTTGCTCTCCTCCTTGCCACCGGCCAGCACACTGGCGCCGTGGCCGCCGTGGCCGCCGTGCTCGAGCTGGTCGAGAGCCGCGATCTCCGGGTGGTGCAGGTCGAACGCCGGCGATTCACTGCGGATGCGCGGCAGGGTGAGGAAGTTGTGCCGCGGCGGCGGGCAGGACGTGGCCCACTCGAGCGAACGGCCGTAACCCCACGGGTCGTCGACCTCGATCTTCTTGCCGTACTTCGCCGTCTTCCAGACGTTGTACATGAAGGGGAGGATCGACATGCCGAGCAGGAACGAGGCGATCGTGGAGATCGTGTTCAGCGCGGTGAAGCCGTCGGCGTGGAGGTAGTCCGCGTAACGCCGCGGCATGCCCTCGGCGCCCAGCCAGTGCTGCACCAGGAAGGTGCCGTGGAAGCCGATGAACAGCGTCCAGAAGGTGATCTTGCCGAGCCGCTCGTCCAGCATCTTGCCGGTGAACTTCGGCCACCAGTAGTGGAACCCGGCGAACATCGCGAAGACCACGGTGCCGAAGACGACGTAGTGGAAGTGCGCGACGACGAAGTACGAGTCGGAGACGTGGAAGTCCAGCGGCGGCGAGGCCAGGATGACGCCGGTCAGACCACCGAAGGTGAAGGTGACCAGGAAGCCGATCGTCCAGAGCATCGGTGTCTCGAAGGACAAGGAGCCCTTCCACATCGTGCCGATCCAGTTGAAGAACTTCACACCGGTCG
This genomic interval carries:
- a CDS encoding cytochrome b; this encodes MSTQTDTRKKAPAGERVADWADGRLGIYSLAKANMRKIFPDHWSFMLGEIALYSFIIIILTGVYLTLFFHPSMNEIEYHGSYVPMQGIRMTEAYASTLDISFDVRGGLLIRQIHHWAALIFLAAMFVHMMRVFFTGAFRKPREINWLFGFLLFVLGMFTGFTGYSLPDDLLSGTGVRFTQGAILSMPIVGTYISMFLFGGEFPGHDMVARFYSIHILLLPGIMLGLVVAHLILVFYHKHTQFAGPGRTNKNVVGMPLLPVYMAKAGGFFFLVFGVIALIAGMFTINPVWALGPYRPDMVSTGAQPDWYMGFAEGLVRVMPGWEINLWGHTLVLGVFIPLVLFGVVLAALAVYPFIESWITGDKREHHILDRPRNAPTRTALGVAWVTGYVIMLLGGGNDIFATHFHLSINAITWFVRITYFVGPVLAFIITKRICLGLQRRDKDKVLHGRESGIIKRLPHGEFVEVHEPLAQGDLHKLTAHEQYKPAEIGPEVDENGVRRKVKRTEKLRAKLSKGYYGEENQIPKPTTEEYKEITSGHGHH
- a CDS encoding ubiquinol-cytochrome c reductase iron-sulfur subunit is translated as MSSQDIPEENLPAEQGAAHDAAHGGTTAVAERGDDPFADPGLPAHKPRIQDIDERAAKRSERAVAFLFTLSMLATIGFIAAFVIFPVDKIVYIWPFGHISALNFSLGVTLGLALFCIGAGAVHWARTLMSDVEVADDRHAIEAAPEVKAKVMADFADGARESAIGRRKLIRNTMFGALAMVPLSGVVLLRELGPLPENKLRETLWAKGKQLINMNTNEPLRPEDVAVGSLTFVMPEGLREDDHNFNTEIAKAAVMIVRLQPEDIKDQRELEWSHEGIVAYSKICTHVGCPISLYEQQTHHVLCPCHQSTFDLSDGARVIFGPAGHPLPQLRIGVNAEGNLEALGDFEEPVGPAFWERG
- a CDS encoding c-type cytochrome, which encodes MKKLSARRRHPLAAVVVLLLALAATGGLYAAFAPADKAQADTTAQSLAIKEGQKLYTVGCASCHGTGGQGTSDGPSLVGVGSAAVDFQVGTGRMPAQQPGAQVPEKPVVYSQAEIDQLAAYVASLGAGPITPTEKQYSPEGADIAKGGELFRNNCAQCHNFTGEGGALTEGKYAPSLEGVSPKHLYEAMQTGPQNMPSFPDTTMPEQQKRDIIAYVKTVNGEETPTPGGFALGGLGPVSEGLFGWIFGLGSLIAVAIWVAAHTAKAKKS
- a CDS encoding heme-copper oxidase subunit III is translated as MSVVATATTVETGHAHPSVSRPNLTSVGTIIWLSSELMFFAALFAMYFTLRSVTGAEFWAEKADALNFPFSATNTTILVLSSLTCQLGVFAAERGDVKKLRTWFIITFVMGAIFIGGQVFEYTELVKHEGLSLSSDPYGSVFYLTTGFHGLHVTGGLIAFLLVLARTYAARRFTHEQATAAIVVSYYWHFVDVVWIGLFATIYMIK
- a CDS encoding L,D-transpeptidase, which gives rise to MNHTPRIRAVSCIALFVSLSVVATACGEPDRHPLSAAPYDAARQVSLNAESGATKVDPDKPLEVTSKGDGGRITDVTVTDGAGHYLAGELAADGVRWRSTAPLAAGVKYTVRVSTEDDDGAPGVRTLFFETAPAKRFLTAEFGPKAGTYGVGQPITAELSLAVAEGRGRQVVERALKVSSKPAVKGSWHWVDDKTLHYRPEEYWPVGATVNVTSNLQGVKVAGKLYGGRSKPLKITIGDRLEAVADAASHTMTVKRNGEVIKTLPVTTGKPGFETRNGIKVVLAKEYFVRMRSTSIGIAAGSSESYDLPVYYATRVTWSGEYVHAAPWSVGSQGAANVSHGCIGLSTSNAKWFFETVREGDIVEVVNSYGNMMDTFGNGFGDWNLSWDKWREGSALVPGSEASNGNVTAVSARLRPVF
- a CDS encoding cytochrome c oxidase subunit 4, translating into MKIQGKMFLWLSVFILAVAILYGVWSKEPAGTTALFLAFGLSVMIGYYLAFTARRVDAMAQDNKEADVADEAGEVGFFSPHSWQPLSLGIGGALAFLGVAIGWWLLYFSLPLILVGLFGWVFEYYRGENQNQ